Proteins encoded together in one Neobacillus sp. FSL H8-0543 window:
- the fapR gene encoding transcription factor FapR, whose protein sequence is MRKTKKERQQLLSITIRENPFITDEDLADKFQVSVQTIRLDRLELSIPELRERIKYVAEKQFDEVRSLPIEEVIGEIIDIELDHSAISIFEVKEEHVFKRNKIARGHHVFAQANSLAVAVINDELALTAKANIKFKRSVKQGERVIAKAKVLKIDDGIGRTIVEVTSFVNHEHVFTGEFEMYRSEKSLKDETR, encoded by the coding sequence ATGAGAAAAACTAAAAAAGAACGACAACAGTTGTTATCAATAACAATTAGAGAAAATCCATTTATTACAGACGAAGACCTTGCAGATAAGTTCCAAGTGAGTGTGCAAACTATTCGTCTTGATCGTTTAGAACTATCAATTCCTGAATTGCGTGAACGGATTAAATATGTGGCTGAGAAACAATTTGATGAAGTACGTTCTCTGCCAATTGAAGAGGTAATAGGGGAAATCATTGATATTGAATTAGATCACAGTGCGATATCAATCTTCGAAGTGAAAGAAGAACATGTTTTTAAAAGGAACAAGATTGCACGAGGTCATCATGTTTTCGCACAGGCAAATTCACTGGCAGTCGCGGTGATTAATGACGAACTTGCTTTAACTGCAAAAGCTAACATAAAATTTAAGCGCTCGGTTAAACAAGGTGAACGGGTAATTGCCAAAGCAAAGGTTTTAAAAATTGATGATGGAATTGGCCGGACAATTGTTGAAGTAACTAGCTTTGTAAACCATGAACATGTTTTTACAGGCGAATTTGAAATGTACCGCTCAGAAAAATCATTAAAGGATGAGACTAGATGA
- the plsX gene encoding phosphate acyltransferase PlsX, producing the protein MKIAIDAMGGDHAPKEIVIGAMKAVATFPDIHITLVGDETEIKKYLTNEERISILHTTEVILGTDEPVRAVRRKKTASMVLAAQQVADGTADACISAGNTGALMASGLFVVGRIEGIDRPALSPTLPTIGGEGFLLLDVGANVDAKPEHLLQYAIMGSIYWEKVRGVSKPRVGLLNIGTEEKKGNELTKQSFELLKNANINFVGNVEARDLLDGVADVVVTDGFTGNMVLKTIEGTALSMFKMLKSALMSSLKSKLAASVLKPEFSTLKNTMDYSEYGGAGLFGLKAPVIKAHGSSNGQSIFSAIRQTREMVEKDVVGLITMSIAESNKFNKDS; encoded by the coding sequence ATGAAAATAGCTATCGATGCAATGGGTGGCGACCATGCTCCAAAAGAAATCGTTATTGGTGCAATGAAGGCTGTAGCAACATTTCCAGATATACATATCACCCTTGTTGGGGATGAAACAGAGATAAAAAAGTACTTAACAAACGAAGAGAGAATTAGCATCCTCCATACAACCGAGGTCATACTCGGGACGGATGAGCCAGTAAGGGCCGTCCGCCGAAAAAAAACTGCTTCAATGGTTCTTGCGGCACAGCAAGTAGCAGATGGCACAGCCGATGCCTGTATTTCTGCAGGGAATACGGGTGCTTTAATGGCGTCAGGACTATTTGTAGTGGGAAGAATTGAAGGGATCGACCGTCCTGCACTTTCACCAACATTACCAACCATTGGCGGAGAAGGTTTTCTTCTACTGGATGTTGGCGCAAATGTGGATGCTAAGCCTGAACATCTACTTCAATATGCAATTATGGGCTCTATATACTGGGAGAAGGTTAGAGGAGTCTCTAAGCCGAGAGTCGGACTTTTAAATATTGGGACAGAAGAAAAAAAGGGAAATGAACTAACGAAACAGTCATTTGAACTTTTAAAAAATGCAAATATAAACTTTGTTGGGAATGTTGAGGCCCGGGACTTACTTGATGGTGTGGCTGATGTTGTCGTCACAGATGGATTTACAGGTAATATGGTGTTGAAAACCATTGAAGGAACGGCACTTTCAATGTTTAAAATGTTGAAAAGTGCGTTAATGAGCAGTCTGAAAAGTAAATTGGCTGCATCGGTCCTAAAGCCTGAATTTAGTACGCTTAAAAATACAATGGATTACTCAGAGTATGGCGGAGCAGGATTATTTGGCTTAAAAGCTCCAGTGATTAAGGCGCACGGTTCTTCCAATGGGCAATCCATTTTTAGTGCCATTCGGCAAACACGCGAGATGGTTGAAAAAGATGTGGTTGGTCTAATCACAATGTCAATTGCTGAATCAAACAAGTTTAATAAAGATAGTTAA
- a CDS encoding thiamine diphosphokinase, with amino-acid sequence MIINIMAGGPEELLPNLNKYNGKNVFWVGVDRGVHNLLKANIKPMIAFGDFDSVTEEEFTEIESKVNEMKLYKPEKDETDLELALNWAVEQEPDSIRIFGATGGRIDHLFANVQLLVNPIIEGKSIPIILIDCQNIVFVKGSGSYKIEKMSDKKYISFIPVTFNIKDLTLQGFKYPLKNRHISIGSTLCISNELISDYGTFSFSEGILLVIRSDD; translated from the coding sequence ATGATTATTAATATAATGGCAGGAGGTCCGGAAGAACTTCTGCCTAACTTAAATAAATATAATGGGAAAAATGTATTTTGGGTAGGTGTAGACCGCGGGGTTCACAATCTATTAAAAGCAAATATTAAACCAATGATTGCTTTCGGAGATTTTGATTCGGTCACGGAAGAGGAATTTACTGAGATTGAATCAAAGGTAAATGAAATGAAACTATATAAACCAGAAAAAGATGAGACTGATTTGGAGCTTGCTTTAAATTGGGCAGTCGAACAAGAACCTGATTCCATTCGGATATTTGGTGCCACCGGCGGCAGAATCGATCATTTATTTGCCAATGTTCAATTATTGGTCAATCCAATAATTGAGGGGAAATCAATACCAATCATTTTGATTGATTGTCAAAATATCGTATTTGTCAAAGGTTCAGGAAGCTATAAAATAGAAAAAATGTCAGATAAAAAATATATATCATTTATTCCTGTTACCTTTAATATCAAGGATCTCACCCTTCAGGGCTTTAAATACCCGTTGAAGAATCGTCATATTTCTATTGGCTCCACATTATGTATTAGTAATGAACTTATTAGTGATTATGGTACTTTTTCATTTTCCGAAGGCATATTATTAGTGATAAGAAGTGATGATTAA
- a CDS encoding DAK2 domain-containing protein: MSITALDGKRFAEMVVQGANHLGANAKMVDALNVFPVPDGDTGTNMNLSMTSGAKEVRNNVQEHIGKVGIALSKGLLMGARGNSGVILSQLFRGFSKAVETKATISGKEFAAALESGVETAYKAVMKPVEGTILTVAKDSAKRGVQASQKSNDIIVIMEEVLKEARASLKRTPDLLPVLKEVGVVDSGGQGLVFVYEGFLAVLKGEKLPETPELLSMDDLVSTEHHKSVQSHMNTEDIVFGYCTEFMVRLESDKTAKHPFKEEVFRNDLSKLGDSLLVIADEEVVKVHIHSEQPGDCLSYGQRYGNLINMKIENMRLQHTNIVGETSALVSTAPAPSKEQQEYGIVTVSMGSGIAELFKSIGAHAVIEGGQTMNPSTEDIVKAVKEVNAKKVFILPNNKNIIMAAEQAADVSEEEIYVIPSKTVPQGLTALLAFNPSGDVNSNLGTMKEALQHVKTGQITFAVRDTQIDGLEIEKDDFMGIAEGKIVVKNKDKGKVAEELLSQMLDDDSEILTIIYGEDVNESEVNSLVQFVEDHFGDVEVELHNGKQPLYSFIFAIE; encoded by the coding sequence GTGTCAATAACAGCATTAGATGGAAAACGTTTTGCTGAGATGGTGGTTCAAGGTGCGAATCATTTAGGTGCCAATGCAAAAATGGTAGATGCATTAAACGTTTTTCCTGTGCCCGATGGTGATACTGGAACCAATATGAATTTATCTATGACCTCAGGGGCAAAGGAAGTAAGAAATAATGTTCAGGAACATATTGGAAAAGTAGGGATTGCCCTTTCAAAAGGCTTACTAATGGGGGCACGTGGAAATTCGGGAGTAATCCTTTCTCAGTTATTCCGCGGGTTTTCAAAAGCAGTAGAAACCAAAGCAACAATTTCAGGTAAAGAATTTGCTGCTGCCCTTGAGTCAGGTGTTGAAACGGCTTATAAAGCAGTAATGAAACCTGTTGAAGGAACAATTTTAACAGTAGCAAAGGATTCTGCAAAAAGGGGAGTGCAGGCTTCCCAAAAATCAAATGATATTATTGTAATTATGGAAGAAGTCTTAAAAGAAGCCAGGGCATCACTTAAACGTACTCCTGATCTGCTGCCAGTTCTTAAGGAAGTTGGAGTTGTTGATAGCGGTGGGCAAGGCTTAGTCTTTGTATATGAAGGTTTTCTCGCAGTGTTAAAGGGAGAAAAGCTTCCAGAAACTCCAGAACTTCTATCTATGGATGACCTGGTAAGTACGGAGCATCACAAAAGTGTTCAAAGTCATATGAATACTGAGGATATCGTTTTTGGTTATTGTACAGAATTTATGGTGAGACTCGAAAGTGATAAAACCGCAAAGCATCCGTTTAAAGAGGAAGTTTTCCGAAACGACCTTAGTAAGCTTGGCGATTCTTTGCTTGTCATCGCTGATGAAGAGGTTGTTAAGGTTCATATTCATTCAGAACAACCAGGAGATTGCTTGAGCTACGGACAGCGCTATGGCAACTTAATCAATATGAAAATTGAAAACATGCGCTTGCAGCACACAAATATCGTTGGAGAAACTAGCGCTTTAGTATCAACCGCTCCGGCGCCTTCGAAGGAACAGCAAGAATACGGGATTGTTACTGTTTCTATGGGTTCAGGCATTGCCGAACTATTCAAGAGTATTGGCGCTCATGCTGTCATTGAAGGCGGACAAACAATGAATCCTAGTACGGAGGATATCGTAAAAGCGGTCAAAGAAGTAAATGCTAAAAAGGTATTTATTTTGCCTAATAATAAGAATATTATTATGGCGGCAGAGCAGGCTGCAGACGTTTCAGAAGAGGAAATATACGTAATTCCATCTAAAACAGTTCCACAAGGTCTTACAGCTCTTTTAGCCTTTAATCCAAGCGGAGATGTAAATTCTAACCTTGGGACTATGAAAGAGGCGCTCCAGCATGTCAAAACAGGACAAATTACCTTTGCCGTCCGTGATACTCAAATCGATGGTTTAGAGATTGAAAAAGACGACTTCATGGGAATTGCTGAAGGGAAAATTGTTGTAAAAAACAAGGACAAAGGAAAAGTAGCAGAGGAGCTTCTTTCACAGATGTTGGATGATGATTCCGAAATCTTAACCATCATTTATGGTGAAGATGTGAATGAATCCGAAGTAAATTCGCTCGTTCAATTTGTTGAGGATCATTTTGGTGATGTTGAAGTAGAGCTTCATAACGGAAAACAACCATTATATTCTTTTATCTTTGCAATAGAATGA
- the spoVM gene encoding stage V sporulation protein SpoVM, which yields MKFYTIKLPKFLGGLVRAMIGAFKKND from the coding sequence ATGAAATTTTATACGATTAAACTGCCGAAGTTCTTAGGCGGACTTGTCCGAGCGATGATTGGTGCATTTAAAAAGAATGATTAG
- the rpe gene encoding ribulose-phosphate 3-epimerase codes for MVKIAPSILSADFAKLGEEIKAVEQGGADYIHIDVMDGHFVPNITIGPLIVEAVRPITTLPLDVHLMIENPDQFIEAFAKAGANYITVHVEACRHLHRTIQLIKSFGIKAGVVLNPATPVDTIQHILGDIDMVLLMSVNPGFGGQKFIPEVLPKIKKVREVAAEKGLTIEIEIDGGVNPETAKLCIEAGANVLVAGSAIYNEEDYTKAISSIRG; via the coding sequence ATGGTGAAGATTGCACCGTCCATACTATCAGCGGATTTTGCAAAACTGGGAGAAGAGATTAAAGCAGTTGAACAGGGTGGAGCGGATTACATTCATATTGATGTAATGGATGGCCACTTCGTTCCAAACATTACAATTGGACCTCTAATTGTTGAGGCGGTTCGTCCGATAACTACACTTCCGCTCGATGTGCACCTTATGATCGAAAACCCTGATCAATTTATTGAAGCGTTTGCTAAAGCGGGAGCGAATTATATAACCGTGCACGTTGAAGCATGCCGTCATCTCCATAGAACGATTCAGCTTATTAAATCATTCGGAATTAAAGCAGGTGTAGTGTTAAATCCAGCCACACCTGTAGATACAATCCAGCATATTCTAGGTGATATCGATATGGTATTGTTAATGTCGGTCAATCCAGGGTTTGGCGGGCAGAAGTTTATCCCTGAAGTCCTTCCGAAAATAAAGAAGGTAAGGGAAGTGGCTGCAGAAAAAGGATTAACAATTGAAATTGAAATTGATGGCGGTGTTAATCCAGAAACCGCTAAATTATGTATAGAAGCAGGTGCAAATGTTCTCGTGGCAGGCTCTGCTATATACAATGAAGAGGATTACACGAAAGCAATATCGTCAATAAGAGGATAA
- a CDS encoding Asp23/Gls24 family envelope stress response protein: MSIELKTKYGQIDISNEVIATIAGGAAIDCYGIVGMASKNQIKDGLTEILRKENFTRGVIVRQENEEVHIDMYIIVSYGTKISEIAHNVQSMVKYTLDKTVGLAVDSVNIYVQGVRVTNP, translated from the coding sequence ATGTCCATTGAATTAAAAACCAAGTACGGACAAATTGATATTTCAAATGAAGTAATCGCCACCATCGCTGGAGGAGCCGCGATCGATTGTTATGGGATCGTCGGTATGGCTTCAAAGAATCAAATTAAAGACGGTCTTACGGAGATTTTACGTAAAGAAAATTTTACTCGCGGTGTTATTGTTCGCCAGGAGAATGAAGAAGTACATATTGATATGTATATTATTGTTAGCTATGGAACGAAAATTTCCGAGATTGCCCACAATGTGCAATCAATGGTTAAATACACACTCGATAAGACCGTTGGACTTGCCGTTGACTCGGTAAATATTTACGTTCAGGGAGTTCGTGTGACGAACCCGTAA
- the fabD gene encoding ACP S-malonyltransferase: MGKIAFVFPGQGSQVVGMGKLLAEQYPEVLAYFTKADETLSNELSKLIFEGPQNELTLTVNTQPALLTTCIAILELFKKAGIEADFLAGHSLGEYTALVASGALTFEEGVHAVRKRGEFMERAVPNGEGSMAAILGLDRERLSAVTKEVTETGFPVSLANLNCPGQIVISGSRKGVEQASERAKAAGAKRAIPLEVSGPFHSSLMKPAADELQEVLDRLEMKDAATPVIANVSAQPMRVASEIKKNLLEQLYSPVLWEDSIVQMIELGVDTFIEIGPGKVLSGLIKKINRTVKIYSVSDEESFQAMVEALKEEQR, encoded by the coding sequence ATGGGTAAAATAGCATTTGTCTTTCCCGGACAGGGCTCACAAGTAGTTGGGATGGGGAAACTGCTTGCCGAGCAATATCCTGAGGTACTGGCATATTTTACAAAGGCGGATGAGACGCTTTCTAATGAGCTGAGCAAACTTATTTTTGAAGGCCCGCAAAATGAACTAACCTTAACGGTTAATACACAGCCAGCCCTTTTAACAACGTGTATCGCGATATTAGAACTATTTAAAAAAGCGGGTATTGAAGCTGATTTTCTAGCGGGACATAGCTTAGGTGAATATACAGCGCTTGTTGCCAGCGGAGCACTTACCTTTGAAGAAGGAGTACACGCTGTCAGGAAACGCGGTGAGTTTATGGAGCGTGCGGTTCCTAATGGTGAAGGTTCGATGGCAGCAATACTAGGTCTTGACCGGGAACGTCTTTCTGCAGTTACAAAAGAAGTGACGGAAACAGGATTCCCGGTATCGCTGGCTAATTTGAATTGTCCTGGTCAAATTGTAATTTCTGGATCAAGAAAAGGTGTCGAGCAAGCTTCAGAACGAGCTAAGGCAGCTGGTGCGAAAAGAGCGATTCCACTTGAAGTAAGCGGACCCTTTCATTCTTCATTAATGAAACCTGCAGCTGATGAATTACAGGAGGTTTTGGACAGACTCGAAATGAAGGATGCAGCCACTCCCGTAATTGCCAACGTTTCAGCACAACCAATGAGGGTGGCTTCTGAAATAAAGAAAAACCTTCTTGAACAGCTGTACTCACCTGTATTGTGGGAGGATTCAATCGTGCAAATGATTGAATTAGGAGTCGATACATTTATTGAGATTGGTCCTGGGAAGGTGCTTTCAGGATTAATAAAAAAAATAAATCGTACAGTTAAAATCTATTCAGTTTCTGATGAAGAAAGCTTTCAAGCA
- the rsgA gene encoding ribosome small subunit-dependent GTPase A: MPEGKIVKALSGFYYVISNGELTQCRGRGIFRKNKITPLVGDEVVFQAENEREGYILEVKDRKNELVRPPIANVDQAILVFSAVEPDFSTTLLDRFLVLVEFNRISPLICITKIDLTDEKQMKAVVEYADQYKEIGYDVLLTSSETETGIEALSPHIENKISVFAGQSGVGKSSLLNVLRPDLDIKTDHISSHLGRGKHTTRHVELITVGNGLIADTPGFSSLEFTDIEAEDLPFCFPEIAKEGENCKFRACLHISEPKCAVKAAVESKVIPDYRYKHYVDFLQEIKERKPRY, from the coding sequence ATGCCTGAAGGGAAAATTGTTAAAGCGTTAAGCGGTTTTTATTATGTGATTTCTAATGGCGAATTGACTCAGTGTCGCGGGAGGGGTATTTTTCGCAAGAATAAAATCACCCCACTTGTTGGCGACGAAGTCGTTTTTCAAGCTGAAAATGAACGTGAAGGTTATATATTGGAAGTGAAGGATAGAAAAAATGAACTAGTTCGACCTCCAATCGCTAATGTTGATCAAGCTATTCTTGTCTTTTCGGCGGTAGAACCAGATTTTAGTACGACTTTGTTAGATCGTTTCCTAGTCCTGGTGGAATTTAATCGTATAAGTCCGCTTATTTGTATTACCAAAATAGATTTAACTGATGAAAAGCAAATGAAGGCAGTGGTAGAATATGCAGACCAATACAAAGAAATCGGTTATGATGTCCTTCTTACCTCATCTGAAACAGAAACGGGGATTGAGGCGTTAAGTCCGCATATCGAAAATAAAATCTCTGTGTTTGCTGGTCAATCTGGTGTCGGTAAGTCATCACTATTAAATGTTTTACGTCCAGACTTAGATATAAAAACGGATCATATATCCTCTCATTTAGGTAGAGGAAAGCATACAACCCGTCATGTTGAATTAATTACAGTTGGAAATGGCCTAATTGCTGATACACCAGGGTTTAGTTCTTTAGAATTCACGGATATTGAAGCAGAAGATTTACCATTTTGCTTTCCTGAAATAGCGAAGGAAGGTGAAAATTGTAAATTTCGTGCTTGTTTACATATTAGTGAACCAAAATGTGCGGTGAAAGCAGCAGTTGAATCTAAAGTAATTCCTGACTATCGCTATAAGCATTACGTTGATTTCTTACAGGAAATAAAAGAGAGAAAGCCGAGGTATTAA
- the rpmB gene encoding 50S ribosomal protein L28, translating into MPRKCVVTGRKTTSGNARSHAMNANKRTWGANLQKVRILVDGKPKRVWVSARALKSGKVERV; encoded by the coding sequence ATGCCACGTAAATGTGTTGTAACTGGAAGAAAAACAACATCTGGTAATGCACGTTCACACGCTATGAACGCTAACAAGCGTACATGGGGTGCTAACCTACAAAAAGTACGTATTCTTGTTGATGGAAAGCCTAAGCGTGTTTGGGTTTCTGCAAGAGCATTAAAATCCGGTAAAGTAGAACGCGTTTAA
- the recG gene encoding ATP-dependent DNA helicase RecG, whose amino-acid sequence MRSVAELKQSVSVLKGIGEETAESLAEMKIFTVEDLLEYFPYRYEDYSLRDLAEVKHEEKITVEGKVHSEPSLAYYGRKKSKLTFRMFIGQYLIKVVFFNQPYLKNKLIMNETITVTGKWDAHRQTITATEMQTGNNTKIKDFEPVYSLKGKITTKGMRKFISIAFGQYGQALEENLPTSLVKKYRLLNRQDAIRAMHFPQDPEAVKQARRRIVYEEFLLFQLKIQALRKFEREHSPGIEQIYHQTKVQEFIQGLPFPLTGAQNRVVTEILNDLKSPLRMNRLLQGDVGSGKTAVAAIGLYASVTAGFQGALMVPTEILAEQHFESMKALFEPFNVRCELLTSSVKGKKRREILQELADGHVDILIGTHALIQDEVTFKRLGFVITDEQHRFGVEQRRVLREKGDNPDVLFMTATPIPRTLAITVFGEMDVSIIDEMPAGRKAIETYWAKPEMLERVLHFVEKELVKGHQAYVICPLIEESDKLDVQNALDVYTTLSHYYHNRFKAGLMHGRLSSEEKDSVMKQFSSNEVQVLVSTTVVEVGVNVPNATIMVIYDAERFGLSQLHQLRGRVGRGSEQSYCILLANPKSEVGQERMRIMTETNDGFVLSEKDLELRGPGDFFGKKQSGIPEFKVADMVHDYRTLETARNDAALMIQSKVFWSAPEYKYLRNQLEETGVLEGEKLD is encoded by the coding sequence TTGCGTAGTGTAGCAGAACTTAAACAATCTGTTTCAGTGTTAAAAGGGATAGGTGAAGAAACAGCTGAGAGTTTAGCGGAAATGAAAATCTTTACGGTCGAAGATTTATTGGAGTATTTCCCCTATCGTTATGAAGATTATTCGCTTAGAGATCTAGCGGAAGTAAAGCATGAAGAGAAAATAACGGTGGAAGGAAAGGTTCATAGTGAGCCCTCACTAGCATACTATGGCCGTAAGAAATCTAAGTTAACATTTAGAATGTTTATCGGACAATACTTAATCAAAGTAGTATTTTTTAACCAGCCATATTTGAAAAATAAACTTATTATGAATGAAACAATAACTGTTACAGGAAAATGGGATGCCCATCGGCAGACGATAACTGCCACTGAAATGCAGACGGGGAATAATACAAAGATAAAGGATTTTGAACCTGTATATTCTCTAAAAGGAAAAATAACGACAAAAGGGATGCGGAAATTTATTAGTATTGCCTTTGGGCAATATGGTCAAGCCTTAGAAGAAAATTTGCCGACATCACTAGTGAAAAAATACCGTTTGCTAAATCGGCAAGACGCAATAAGAGCTATGCATTTTCCTCAAGATCCGGAAGCAGTCAAGCAGGCTAGACGTCGTATTGTTTATGAAGAATTTTTATTATTTCAATTGAAAATTCAGGCACTAAGGAAGTTTGAACGAGAACATTCCCCTGGTATTGAACAAATCTATCACCAAACCAAGGTGCAAGAATTTATTCAAGGCTTACCATTCCCATTAACAGGAGCCCAAAATCGCGTCGTCACTGAAATCTTAAATGACCTAAAATCACCGCTTCGAATGAACCGGCTCTTACAGGGGGATGTTGGATCAGGGAAAACAGCCGTAGCTGCAATTGGTTTATACGCCAGTGTAACAGCGGGGTTTCAGGGTGCATTGATGGTTCCAACTGAAATTCTAGCAGAACAGCACTTTGAGTCAATGAAGGCCTTATTTGAGCCGTTTAATGTTCGCTGTGAGCTGTTAACTAGCTCGGTTAAGGGCAAGAAAAGAAGAGAGATTCTTCAAGAATTAGCGGATGGTCATGTTGATATATTAATAGGGACGCATGCTCTCATTCAAGATGAGGTAACCTTTAAGAGATTAGGGTTTGTTATTACGGATGAACAGCATCGCTTCGGTGTTGAACAGCGGCGAGTGCTAAGGGAAAAAGGAGATAATCCAGATGTCCTTTTTATGACTGCTACTCCGATTCCAAGAACGCTAGCGATTACTGTCTTTGGTGAGATGGATGTATCAATTATTGATGAAATGCCTGCAGGCAGAAAGGCGATTGAGACATACTGGGCGAAGCCTGAAATGCTTGAAAGGGTACTACATTTTGTTGAGAAAGAATTGGTCAAAGGTCATCAGGCGTATGTTATATGCCCATTAATTGAGGAATCGGACAAGCTAGATGTCCAAAATGCGCTTGATGTTTACACAACTTTAAGCCACTACTACCATAATCGCTTTAAGGCAGGATTAATGCATGGACGGCTAAGCTCTGAAGAAAAGGATTCAGTAATGAAGCAGTTTAGCAGCAATGAAGTTCAAGTACTCGTTTCAACGACAGTAGTAGAGGTAGGAGTGAATGTTCCGAATGCTACAATAATGGTTATTTACGATGCGGAGAGATTTGGACTATCACAGCTGCATCAGCTTCGCGGCCGTGTAGGAAGAGGCAGTGAACAGTCGTATTGCATCCTCCTTGCAAATCCGAAATCTGAGGTTGGTCAGGAACGAATGAGAATTATGACCGAAACAAACGATGGGTTTGTTTTGAGTGAAAAGGATCTCGAGCTCCGCGGGCCAGGTGATTTTTTCGGGAAAAAACAAAGCGGTATACCGGAGTTTAAGGTTGCTGACATGGTTCATGATTATCGAACCCTTGAAACAGCTAGAAATGATGCTGCACTTATGATCCAGTCGAAGGTATTCTGGTCAGCGCCGGAATATAAATATTTAAGAAATCAACTTGAGGAAACGGGTGTATTGGAAGGCGAAAAACTCGATTAG